A genomic window from Manduca sexta isolate Smith_Timp_Sample1 chromosome 5, JHU_Msex_v1.0, whole genome shotgun sequence includes:
- the LOC119190756 gene encoding uncharacterized protein LOC119190756 yields MTFSRSQTQKRKMEHRQLGKFTRLIKNDEQCLKQGTCSRENEKLVVNLSSRPITPTTQAALAKGLNFAPTPRKIPVEAIITGIEETIAHNKIPDQDAECLRQDVSSVMRKSKLPKPNMSKREFTALKDLRNDSSLLVLPADKGNATVIVDTAAYEKKLTELVRDECIYKKVNYNPTARVTSGLDSLLRSSPDDSLRRHLRPQNPTAPKIYGLPKIHKPNWPLRPIVSQIDSPTYKTSRYMSDILQPLTGKTASYIKDSTHFIQQLANVRLADEELMVSFDVTSLFTNVPVEDTLHRIDDLIKNAGLPTVYMSIIEYCLKSGFFVWRGEYYLQMDGVAMGSPIAPVVANIFMEWFEERALSTTEDKPRFWWRYVDDVLPSCTRIV; encoded by the coding sequence ATGACCTTCAGCAGGTCTCAAACACAGAAGAGGAAGATGGAACACAGACAACTGGGAAAATTCACACGCCTAATTAAAAACGATGAGCAATGTTTGAAACAAGGAACTTGTTCTCGTGAGAATGAAAAGTTGGTTGTGAACCTATCTTCAAGGCCAATAACACCTACGACGCAAGCGGCGCTCGCAAAAGGTCTGAATTTCGCACCGACTCCGCGGAAAATACCAGTGGAGGCAATTATCACTGGCATAGAAGAAACGATCGCGCACAACAAAATTCCAGATCAAGATGCTGAGTGTTTGAGACAAGATGTGTCATCAGTCATGCGTAAGTCCAAGTTACCGAAACCTAATATGTCAAAACGAGAGTTTACAGCGCTCAAAGACTTACGTAATGACTCATCTCTTTTGGTGTTACCTGCGGACAAGGGCAACGCTACTGTCATAGTGGACACAGCGGCATATGAAAAGAAGCTCACAGAGCTGGTCAGGGatgaatgtatttataaaaaggtTAATTACAACCCTACCGCTCGCGTGACTTCCGGTTTAGATAGTTTGTTACGCTCAAGTCCGGATGACTCACTTAGAAGACACCTACGTCCACAAAACCCCACCGCTCCAAAAATCTATGGTTTGCCTAAAATCCACAAACCCAACTGGCCCTTGCGACCGATAGTCAGCCAAATAGACTCACCTACTTACAAGACCTCCAGGTATATGTCGGATATACTTCAACCTTTGACTGGAAAAACGGCGAGTTACATAAAGGACTCAACGCACTTCATCCAACAGTTGGCTAATGTGAGGCTAGCCGACGAAGAACTAATGGTGAGCTTCGACGTTACTTCGTTGTTTACAAATGTACCGGTAGAGGACACACTACATAGAATAGATGACCTGATTAAGAATGCAGGCTTACCTACCGTGTACATGAGTATCATAGAATACTGTCTGAAGAGCGGTTTCTTCGTCTGGCGTGGCGAATACTACTTGCAGATGGATGGTGTAGCGATGGGTTCTCCCATAGCTCCAGTGGTGGCAAATATTTTCATGGAGTGGTTTGAAGAAAGAGCTCTCAGTACGACGGAAGATAAACCGAGATTCTGGTGGCGATATGTGGATGATGTTTTGCCATCTTGCACAAGAATAGTGTGA